A single genomic interval of Hemibagrus wyckioides isolate EC202008001 linkage group LG13, SWU_Hwy_1.0, whole genome shotgun sequence harbors:
- the fshr gene encoding follicle-stimulating hormone receptor isoform X2 yields the protein MKKMVWSAMLRFMLYWLMMHAGDMFLGSYACLASGTTRSFLCLGSKVHQMPCQIPKNTTYVEIKLTQIIMFPSRAMSSLHDLKRIMVSENGVLQRIEAYAFENLTKLEEITITKSKNLVSMDRNTFWGLPKLRYLDLEDNVHIEVIPSNAFVGLTSGTITELRLTKNGITEVDRNAFNGTKIEKLFLMGNQQLKRIHNYAFLGAEGPLVLDISRTAISSLPENMLRRLRLLIATSVYSLRWLPNLEIFAELTQANLTYPSHCCAFKNFKKNKSAKNHLCNDSTVRNQEPYFFEEHCKDVIEVSCSPEPDAFNPCEDIMGFTFLRVLIWLISVLAVLGNFTVLLVLLSSRTKLTVPRFLMCHLAFADFCMGLYLLIIASVDVQTQSHYYNYGIRWQTGAGCGTAGFLTVFASELSVYTLTAITLERWHTITYAMRLERQIRLHHACGVMAFGWLFSVLAALMPVIGVSSYMKTSICLPMDVETVSSQVYVMLLLILNVLAFVAVCACYVRIYVAVRHPASVPDSADARVAKRMAVLVFTDFLCMAPISFFAISAALRQPLITVSNAKVLLVLFYPINSCANPFLYAFFTKSFKMDFFVLTSRFGCFESRARVYRTETSSLHNGPRMCSPKNSDGTLYSLGHVAPPH from the exons GGAGATCAAGCTGACTCAGATCATCATGTTTCCAAGTAGAGCCATGTCATCACTTCATGACCTTAAGCGAAT AATGGTGTCGGAGAACGGCGTCCTCCAGCGTATCGAAGCCTACGCGTTTGAAAACCTGACTAAACTGGAAGAAAT TACTATTACCAAATCCAAAAACCTTGTCAGTATGGACAGAAACACATTCTGGGGACTTCCAAAACTGAGATATCT TGACCTAGAAGATAACGTGCATATTGAAGTGATCCCCAGCAATGCTTTTGTAGGACTTACCAGTGGTACAATAACGGAACT GAGACTGACAAAGAATGGAATCACTGAAGTGGACAGAAATGCCTTTAATGGCACCAAAATAGAGAAACT GTTTCTCATGGGAAACCAACAGCTGAAGCGTATCCACAACTACGCCTTTCTTGGTGCTGAAGGCCCTCTCGTTCT GGACATCTCCCGCACTGCAATCAGTTCCTTACCAGAGAACATGCTGAGGAGACTCAGGCTGCTGATTGCCACGTCAGTCTACTCTCTGAGATGGCTACCCAATCTAGAAATATTCGCCGAGCTCACTCAGGCCAACCTCACGTATCCCAGCCACTGCTGTGCCTTCAAAAACTTCAAAAAGAACAA GTCAGCGAAGAACCATTTGTGTAACGATTCCACTGTTCGCAACCAGGAGCCATACTTCTTCGAGGAGCACTGTAAGGATGTGATAGAGGTGAGCTGCTCCCCCGAGCCAGATGCCTTCAATCCGTGCGAGGACATCATGGGCTTCACCTTCCTGCGTGTCCTCATCTGGCTTATCAGTGTGTTGGCTGTCTTGGGAAACTTTACAGTTCTGTTAGTGCTCCTCAGTAGCCGCACAAAGCTGACAGTACCCAGGTTTCTGATGTGCCATTTGGCGTTTGCTGATTTCTGCATGGGCCTCTACTTACTGATAATTGCTTCAGTGGATGTACAAACCCAATCTCACTACTACAACTATGGCATCAGGTGGCAAACGGGTGCAGGGTGTGGCACAGCAGGCTTCCTGACGGTTTTTGCGAGCGAGCTTTCTGTATACACGCTAACAGCCATCACCCTCGAGCGCTGGCATACCATTACCTACGCCATGCGCCTGGAGCGCCAAATCCGGTTACACCATGCATGTGGAGTCATGGCTTTTGGTTGGCTCTTTTCGGTGCTTGCTGCTCTAATGCCAGTGATAGGAGTGAGCAGCTACATGAAGACCAGCATCTGTCTACCCATGGATGTAGAGACCGTATCATCACAGGTCTATGTGATGCTGCTGCTCATTCTTAATGTACTCGCTTTTGTGGCAGTTTGTGCTTGCTATGTGCGGATCTATGTTGCAGTGCGGCACCCTGCCTCGGTGCCTGACAGTGCGGACGCCCGAGTGGCCAAGCGCATGGCCGTGCTAGTCTTCACAGACTTTCTGTGCATGGCACCCATCTCGTTCTTCGCCATCTCGGCCGCTCTCAGGCAACCGCTTATCACCGTGTCAAATGCCAAGGTACTGCTTGTGCTCTTCTACCCTATCAATTCATGTGCCAATCCCTTCCTCTATGCCTTCTTCACCAAGAGCTTCAAGATGGACTTCTTTGTTCTCACCAGCCGCTTTGGCTGCTTCGAGTCACGTGCCCGTGTCTATCGTACAGAAACATCTTCTCTGCATAATGGCCCAAGGATGTGCTCACCCAAGAATAGTGATGGGACGCTATACTCATTGGGGCATGTTGCTCCTCCCCACTGA
- the foxn2b gene encoding forkhead box protein N2b, protein MHEYPPSLMGPIIGMSPDKKADSPGSQGMCGAGTLPEAESASSPLATSLDRIGPSGAVSRSGLEPEDDELTNLNWLHENLLQNFTLGDAQSCSGPLFDIEGSVGSPRGHSLSSSSSSSVSSGSPGSERDPLKSKPPFSFSLLIYMAIEQSPSKSLPVKDIYGWILEHFPYFSSAPTGWKNSVRHNLSLNKCFRKVERGLGKANGKGSLWCVHPEFRPTLMQALKKQHFPSAQAFCTPPASPPSASSPPCHLFSLEQGYSLKECDFDAATAMMLLKSASEQNIDPYEQEGPIDLSRRDLVVVSRDPKQDHNYSSVPVSPSPRPTTGSGAATQGQQERAGLANGSHPPSKRARHDPKPDVDDELKEAAGSLLHLAGIRTSLGASRRKSRKLDRK, encoded by the exons ATGCACGAAT ACCCTCCAAGTTTGATGGGTCCGATAATCGGGATGTCTCCAGATAAGAAAGCCGACTCTCCAGGATCTCAGGGTATGTGCGGTGCAGGAACTCTCCCCGAAGCAGAAAGCGCCTCCAGCCCTCTAGCCACTAGTCTGGACAGGATCGGTCCCTCAGGGGCCGTGAGCAGGTCTGGGCTTGAACCCGAGGATGACGAGCTGACCAATCTGAACTGGCTCCACGAGAACCTGCTGCAGAACTTCACCCTGGGAGATGCGCAGTCTTGCAGTGGGCCTTTGTTTGACATTGAGGGCAGTGTGGGCTCTCCAcgtggacacagtctgtcctcgtcctcctcttcttctgtcTCGTCTGGGAGTCCAGGCAGTGAACGGGATCCTCTCAAATCCAAGCCTCCTTTTTCCTTCTCGCTTCTGATCTACATGGCTATTGAACAGTCTCCTAGTAAATCTCTTCCTGTAAAGGATATCTACGGGTGGATCCTGGAACACTTCCCGTACTTCTCCAGCGCTCCCACAGGATGGAAGAACTCAGTGCGgcacaacctgtctctgaataaGTGCTTCCGCAAGGTGGAGCGAGGCCTGGGGAAG GCCAATGGGAAAGGCTCTCTGTGGTGTGTTCACCCTGAGTTCCGGCCCACGCTGATGCAAGCCCTGAAGAAACAGCACTTCCCAAGCGCACAGGCTTTCTGCACGCCACCTGCCTCTCCTCCCAG TGCCTCGTCTCCTCCTTGTCACCTGTTCTCCTTGGAGCAAGGCTACTCTCTAAAGG AATGTGATTTTGATGCTGCCACTGCCATGATGCTGTTAAAGTCTGCCTCAGAGCAGAACATTGACCCAT atgAGCAAGAGGGGCCGATTGATCTGTCACGGAGGGATCTGGTGGTGGTAAGCCGGGATCCAAAACAGGACCACAACTACAGCAGCGTCCCCGTATCTCCATCTCCTCGGCCAACGACGGGTTCCGGTGCTGCCACACAAGGGCAACAAGAGAGAGCAGGCTTGGCAAATGGTAGCCACCCTCCATCAAAGAGGGCCAGACACGATCCCAAACCTGATGTAGATGATGAGTTGAAAGAGGCAGCCGGCTCGCTTCTGCACCTAGCAGGAATTCGCACCAGCCTCGGTGCCTCGAGACGCAAGAGCAGGAAGCTGGACAGGAAATGA
- the fbxo11b gene encoding F-box only protein 11 isoform X1 encodes MNSVRATNRRPRRVSRPRPVQPERNNGERDEDVPADMVAEESGPGAQNSPYQLRRKSLLPKRTACPTKSSMEGASTSATETFGHRAKRARVSGKSQDLPASPAEQYLQEKLPDEVVLKIFSYLLEQDLCQAACVCKRFSELANDPILWKRLYMEVFEYTRPMMHPEPGKFYQINPEEYEQPNPWKESFQQLYKGAHVKPGFAEHFYSNPARYKGRENMLYYDTIEDALGGVQEAHFDGLIFVHSGIYTDEWIYIESPITMIGAAPGKVADKVVIENTRDSTFVFMEGSEDAYVGYMTIRFNPDDKSAQHHNAHHCLEITVNCSPNIDHCIIRSTCTVGSAVCVSGQGACPTIKHCNISDCENVGLYITDHAQGIYEDNEISNNALAGIWVKNHGNPIIRRNHIHHGRDVGVFTFDHGMGYFESCNIHRNRIAGFEVKAYANPTVVRCEIHHGQTGGIYVHEKGRGQFIENKIYANNFAGVWITSNSDPTIRGNAIFNGNQGGVYIFGDGRGLIEGNDIYGNALAGIQIRTNSCPIVRHNKIHDGQHGGIYVHEKGQGVIEENEVYSNTLAGVWVTTGSTPVLRRNRIHSGKQVGVYFYDNGHGVLEDNDIYNHMYSGVQIRTGSNPKIRRNKIWGGQNGGILVYNSGLGFIEDNEIFDNAMAGVWIKTDSNPTLRRNKIHDGRDGGICIFNGGRGLLEENDIFRNAQAGVLISTNSHPVLRKNRIFDGFAAGIEITNHATATLEGNQIFNNRFGGLFLASGVNVTMKDNKIMNNQDAIEKAVSRGQCLYKISSYTSYPMHDFYRCHTCNTTDRNAICVNCIKKCHQGHDVEFIRHDRFFCDCGAGTLSNPCTLAGEPTHDTDTLYDSAPPIESNTLQHN; translated from the exons ATGAACTCCGTCAGAGCGACCAACAGAAGACCCAGGCGAGTATCGAGGCCGCGCCCGGTGCAGCCCGAGAGGAACAACGGTGAAAGAG ATGAGGACGTCCCTGCAGATATGGTTGCAGAAGAATCTGGTCCAGGAGCTCAAAACAGTCCATACCAACTCCGCAGAAAGTCCTTGTTGCCTAAGAGAACCGCGTGTCCCACAAAAAGCAGTATGGAG GGAGCCTCCACTTCAGCGACAGAAACCTTTGGTCACAGAGCAAAACGTGCCCGAGTGTCAGGAAAGTCCCAAGACCTTCCAG CTTCCCCAGCAGAACAGTATCTCCAAGAAAAGCTTCCAGATGAGGTGGTCCTGAAGATTTTTTCTTACTTGCTAGAGCAAGATCTGTGCCAGGCTGCTTGTGTCTGCAAGCGCTTTAGTGAGCTAGCTAATGACCCTATTCTCTG GAAGAGATTGTACATGGAGGTGTTTGAATACACAAGACCCATGATGCATCCAGAGCCAGGGAAATTCTATCAGATAAACCCTGAAGAATATGAGCAGCCTAACCCATGGAAGGAAAGCTTTCAGCAGCTG TATAAAGGTGCACATGTAAAGCCTGGCTTCGCAGAACATTTTTACAGCAATCCAGCCAGATACAAAGGCAGAGAGAATATGCTG TACTATGACACCATTGAGGATGCATTGGGAGGAGTTCAAGAGGCCCACTTTGATGGGCTAATATTTGTTCATTCTGGAATCTACACAGATGAGTGGATCTACATCGAGTCTCCCATTACAATGATCGGTGCAG CTCCTGGAAAAGTAGCTGATAAAGTTGTCATTGAGAACACTAGAGATTCAACATTTGTGTTTATGGAGGGTTCAGAAGATGCATATGTAGGTTACATGACCATTAGG TTCAACCCTGATGATAAATCAGCTCAGCATCACAATGCACACCACTGCCTGGAGATCACAGTGAACTGCAGCCCGAATATTGACCACTGCATTATCCGCAGCACCTGCACAG TGGGGTcggcagtgtgtgtcagtggtcaAGGTGCATGTCCCACCATCAAGCACTGCAACATCAGTGATTGTGAAAATGTGGGGCTCTACATCACTGATCATGCGCAG GGCATTTATGAAGATAATGAAATCTCCAACAATGCATTAGCGGGAATCTGGGTGAAAAACCATGGCAACCCCATCATCAGGAGGAACCATATCCATCATGGCAGAGATGTTGGCGTGTTCACATTTGACCATGGCATG GGCTACTTTGAGAGCTGCAACATCCATAGAAACAGAATTGCAGGTTTTGAGGTAAAGGCGTATGCCAACCCCACGGTGGTGCGCTGTGAAATTCACCATGGCCAAACAGGAGGCATCTATGTCCACGAGAAGGGCCGGGGCCAGTTCATAGAGAATAAGATCTACGCCAATAACTTCGCTGGTGTGTGGATCACATCAAACAGTGACCCCACCATTAG GGGTAATGCCATCTTCAATGGAAACCAAGGGGGCGTTTACATATTTGGTGATGGCAGAGGTCTCATAGAGGGCAATGATATTTATGGAAATGCCCTGGCTGGCATTCAGATCCGAACCAACAGCTGCCCTATAGTCAGACACAACAAGATACATGATGGACAGCATGGAGGAATCTATGTG CATGAGAAGGGCCAAGGTGTTATTGAGGAGAATGAAGTATATAGCAACACTCTGGCAGGAGTGTGGGTGACCACAGGGAGCACGCCGGTGCTCAGGCGgaacagaatacacagtggcAAACAG GTTGGAGTGTATTTCTATGATAATGGTCATGGCGTATTGGAAGATAATGATATCTATAACCACATGTACTCTGGTGTACAAATCAG AACTGGAAGCAACCCTAAGATTAGACGAAACAAAATCTGGGGAGGGCAGAATGGAGGCATTCTTGTTTACAACTCTG ggTTGGGCTTCATTGAGGACAATGAGATATTTGACAATGCCATGGCTGGAGTATGGATCAAGACAGACAGCAACCCCACCCTACGCAGGAACAAGATCCATGATGGCCGTGATGGTGGTATCTGCATATTCAACGGCGGAAGGG GATTGTTGGAGGAAAATGACATCTTCAGAAATGCCCAGGCTGGTGTCCTCATTAGTACTAACAGTCACCCAGTATTGCGGAAGAACCGAATATTCGATGGCTTTGCTGCTG GTATTGAGATAACAAACCATGCCACAGCAACTTTAGAAGGCAATCAAATATTCAATAACAGATTTGGAGGGCTGTTTCTTGCCTCTGGTGTCAATGTCACAATGAAag ACAACAAAATCATGAACAATCAGGATGCCATAGAGAAAGCTGTGAGCAGAGGTCAGTGCCTGTACAAGATTTCCAGTTACACCAGCTATCCCATGCACGACTTTTACAG GTGCCACACCTGTAACACAACAGACAGAAATGCAATCTGTGTGAACTGTATTAAGAAGTGCCACCAAGGGCATGATGTTGAGTTTATACGACATGATAG GTTTTTCTGTGACTGTGGTGCGGGAACGCTGTCAAACCCTTGCACGTTAGCCGGAGAGCCGACACATGACACGGACACTCTGTATGACTCGGCACCTCCTATAGAGtctaacacattacaacacaactgA
- the fshr gene encoding follicle-stimulating hormone receptor isoform X1, translating into MKKMVWSAMLRFMLYWLMMHAGDMFLGSYACLASGTTRSFLCLGSKVHQMPCQIPKNTTYVEIKLTQIIMFPSRAMSSLHDLKRIMVSENGVLQRIEAYAFENLTKLEEITITKSKNLVSMDRNTFWGLPKLRYLTISNTGLTVLPDFSNVQSTAFEFLFDLEDNVHIEVIPSNAFVGLTSGTITELRLTKNGITEVDRNAFNGTKIEKLFLMGNQQLKRIHNYAFLGAEGPLVLDISRTAISSLPENMLRRLRLLIATSVYSLRWLPNLEIFAELTQANLTYPSHCCAFKNFKKNKSAKNHLCNDSTVRNQEPYFFEEHCKDVIEVSCSPEPDAFNPCEDIMGFTFLRVLIWLISVLAVLGNFTVLLVLLSSRTKLTVPRFLMCHLAFADFCMGLYLLIIASVDVQTQSHYYNYGIRWQTGAGCGTAGFLTVFASELSVYTLTAITLERWHTITYAMRLERQIRLHHACGVMAFGWLFSVLAALMPVIGVSSYMKTSICLPMDVETVSSQVYVMLLLILNVLAFVAVCACYVRIYVAVRHPASVPDSADARVAKRMAVLVFTDFLCMAPISFFAISAALRQPLITVSNAKVLLVLFYPINSCANPFLYAFFTKSFKMDFFVLTSRFGCFESRARVYRTETSSLHNGPRMCSPKNSDGTLYSLGHVAPPH; encoded by the exons GGAGATCAAGCTGACTCAGATCATCATGTTTCCAAGTAGAGCCATGTCATCACTTCATGACCTTAAGCGAAT AATGGTGTCGGAGAACGGCGTCCTCCAGCGTATCGAAGCCTACGCGTTTGAAAACCTGACTAAACTGGAAGAAAT TACTATTACCAAATCCAAAAACCTTGTCAGTATGGACAGAAACACATTCTGGGGACTTCCAAAACTGAGATATCT GACTATTTCAAACACAGGCCTCACAGTCTTACCTGACTTCTCTAATGTCCAGTCTACTGCTTTTGAATTCCTCTT TGACCTAGAAGATAACGTGCATATTGAAGTGATCCCCAGCAATGCTTTTGTAGGACTTACCAGTGGTACAATAACGGAACT GAGACTGACAAAGAATGGAATCACTGAAGTGGACAGAAATGCCTTTAATGGCACCAAAATAGAGAAACT GTTTCTCATGGGAAACCAACAGCTGAAGCGTATCCACAACTACGCCTTTCTTGGTGCTGAAGGCCCTCTCGTTCT GGACATCTCCCGCACTGCAATCAGTTCCTTACCAGAGAACATGCTGAGGAGACTCAGGCTGCTGATTGCCACGTCAGTCTACTCTCTGAGATGGCTACCCAATCTAGAAATATTCGCCGAGCTCACTCAGGCCAACCTCACGTATCCCAGCCACTGCTGTGCCTTCAAAAACTTCAAAAAGAACAA GTCAGCGAAGAACCATTTGTGTAACGATTCCACTGTTCGCAACCAGGAGCCATACTTCTTCGAGGAGCACTGTAAGGATGTGATAGAGGTGAGCTGCTCCCCCGAGCCAGATGCCTTCAATCCGTGCGAGGACATCATGGGCTTCACCTTCCTGCGTGTCCTCATCTGGCTTATCAGTGTGTTGGCTGTCTTGGGAAACTTTACAGTTCTGTTAGTGCTCCTCAGTAGCCGCACAAAGCTGACAGTACCCAGGTTTCTGATGTGCCATTTGGCGTTTGCTGATTTCTGCATGGGCCTCTACTTACTGATAATTGCTTCAGTGGATGTACAAACCCAATCTCACTACTACAACTATGGCATCAGGTGGCAAACGGGTGCAGGGTGTGGCACAGCAGGCTTCCTGACGGTTTTTGCGAGCGAGCTTTCTGTATACACGCTAACAGCCATCACCCTCGAGCGCTGGCATACCATTACCTACGCCATGCGCCTGGAGCGCCAAATCCGGTTACACCATGCATGTGGAGTCATGGCTTTTGGTTGGCTCTTTTCGGTGCTTGCTGCTCTAATGCCAGTGATAGGAGTGAGCAGCTACATGAAGACCAGCATCTGTCTACCCATGGATGTAGAGACCGTATCATCACAGGTCTATGTGATGCTGCTGCTCATTCTTAATGTACTCGCTTTTGTGGCAGTTTGTGCTTGCTATGTGCGGATCTATGTTGCAGTGCGGCACCCTGCCTCGGTGCCTGACAGTGCGGACGCCCGAGTGGCCAAGCGCATGGCCGTGCTAGTCTTCACAGACTTTCTGTGCATGGCACCCATCTCGTTCTTCGCCATCTCGGCCGCTCTCAGGCAACCGCTTATCACCGTGTCAAATGCCAAGGTACTGCTTGTGCTCTTCTACCCTATCAATTCATGTGCCAATCCCTTCCTCTATGCCTTCTTCACCAAGAGCTTCAAGATGGACTTCTTTGTTCTCACCAGCCGCTTTGGCTGCTTCGAGTCACGTGCCCGTGTCTATCGTACAGAAACATCTTCTCTGCATAATGGCCCAAGGATGTGCTCACCCAAGAATAGTGATGGGACGCTATACTCATTGGGGCATGTTGCTCCTCCCCACTGA
- the fbxo11b gene encoding F-box only protein 11 isoform X2 — translation MVAEESGPGAQNSPYQLRRKSLLPKRTACPTKSSMEGASTSATETFGHRAKRARVSGKSQDLPASPAEQYLQEKLPDEVVLKIFSYLLEQDLCQAACVCKRFSELANDPILWKRLYMEVFEYTRPMMHPEPGKFYQINPEEYEQPNPWKESFQQLYKGAHVKPGFAEHFYSNPARYKGRENMLYYDTIEDALGGVQEAHFDGLIFVHSGIYTDEWIYIESPITMIGAAPGKVADKVVIENTRDSTFVFMEGSEDAYVGYMTIRFNPDDKSAQHHNAHHCLEITVNCSPNIDHCIIRSTCTVGSAVCVSGQGACPTIKHCNISDCENVGLYITDHAQGIYEDNEISNNALAGIWVKNHGNPIIRRNHIHHGRDVGVFTFDHGMGYFESCNIHRNRIAGFEVKAYANPTVVRCEIHHGQTGGIYVHEKGRGQFIENKIYANNFAGVWITSNSDPTIRGNAIFNGNQGGVYIFGDGRGLIEGNDIYGNALAGIQIRTNSCPIVRHNKIHDGQHGGIYVHEKGQGVIEENEVYSNTLAGVWVTTGSTPVLRRNRIHSGKQVGVYFYDNGHGVLEDNDIYNHMYSGVQIRTGSNPKIRRNKIWGGQNGGILVYNSGLGFIEDNEIFDNAMAGVWIKTDSNPTLRRNKIHDGRDGGICIFNGGRGLLEENDIFRNAQAGVLISTNSHPVLRKNRIFDGFAAGIEITNHATATLEGNQIFNNRFGGLFLASGVNVTMKDNKIMNNQDAIEKAVSRGQCLYKISSYTSYPMHDFYRCHTCNTTDRNAICVNCIKKCHQGHDVEFIRHDRFFCDCGAGTLSNPCTLAGEPTHDTDTLYDSAPPIESNTLQHN, via the exons ATGGTTGCAGAAGAATCTGGTCCAGGAGCTCAAAACAGTCCATACCAACTCCGCAGAAAGTCCTTGTTGCCTAAGAGAACCGCGTGTCCCACAAAAAGCAGTATGGAG GGAGCCTCCACTTCAGCGACAGAAACCTTTGGTCACAGAGCAAAACGTGCCCGAGTGTCAGGAAAGTCCCAAGACCTTCCAG CTTCCCCAGCAGAACAGTATCTCCAAGAAAAGCTTCCAGATGAGGTGGTCCTGAAGATTTTTTCTTACTTGCTAGAGCAAGATCTGTGCCAGGCTGCTTGTGTCTGCAAGCGCTTTAGTGAGCTAGCTAATGACCCTATTCTCTG GAAGAGATTGTACATGGAGGTGTTTGAATACACAAGACCCATGATGCATCCAGAGCCAGGGAAATTCTATCAGATAAACCCTGAAGAATATGAGCAGCCTAACCCATGGAAGGAAAGCTTTCAGCAGCTG TATAAAGGTGCACATGTAAAGCCTGGCTTCGCAGAACATTTTTACAGCAATCCAGCCAGATACAAAGGCAGAGAGAATATGCTG TACTATGACACCATTGAGGATGCATTGGGAGGAGTTCAAGAGGCCCACTTTGATGGGCTAATATTTGTTCATTCTGGAATCTACACAGATGAGTGGATCTACATCGAGTCTCCCATTACAATGATCGGTGCAG CTCCTGGAAAAGTAGCTGATAAAGTTGTCATTGAGAACACTAGAGATTCAACATTTGTGTTTATGGAGGGTTCAGAAGATGCATATGTAGGTTACATGACCATTAGG TTCAACCCTGATGATAAATCAGCTCAGCATCACAATGCACACCACTGCCTGGAGATCACAGTGAACTGCAGCCCGAATATTGACCACTGCATTATCCGCAGCACCTGCACAG TGGGGTcggcagtgtgtgtcagtggtcaAGGTGCATGTCCCACCATCAAGCACTGCAACATCAGTGATTGTGAAAATGTGGGGCTCTACATCACTGATCATGCGCAG GGCATTTATGAAGATAATGAAATCTCCAACAATGCATTAGCGGGAATCTGGGTGAAAAACCATGGCAACCCCATCATCAGGAGGAACCATATCCATCATGGCAGAGATGTTGGCGTGTTCACATTTGACCATGGCATG GGCTACTTTGAGAGCTGCAACATCCATAGAAACAGAATTGCAGGTTTTGAGGTAAAGGCGTATGCCAACCCCACGGTGGTGCGCTGTGAAATTCACCATGGCCAAACAGGAGGCATCTATGTCCACGAGAAGGGCCGGGGCCAGTTCATAGAGAATAAGATCTACGCCAATAACTTCGCTGGTGTGTGGATCACATCAAACAGTGACCCCACCATTAG GGGTAATGCCATCTTCAATGGAAACCAAGGGGGCGTTTACATATTTGGTGATGGCAGAGGTCTCATAGAGGGCAATGATATTTATGGAAATGCCCTGGCTGGCATTCAGATCCGAACCAACAGCTGCCCTATAGTCAGACACAACAAGATACATGATGGACAGCATGGAGGAATCTATGTG CATGAGAAGGGCCAAGGTGTTATTGAGGAGAATGAAGTATATAGCAACACTCTGGCAGGAGTGTGGGTGACCACAGGGAGCACGCCGGTGCTCAGGCGgaacagaatacacagtggcAAACAG GTTGGAGTGTATTTCTATGATAATGGTCATGGCGTATTGGAAGATAATGATATCTATAACCACATGTACTCTGGTGTACAAATCAG AACTGGAAGCAACCCTAAGATTAGACGAAACAAAATCTGGGGAGGGCAGAATGGAGGCATTCTTGTTTACAACTCTG ggTTGGGCTTCATTGAGGACAATGAGATATTTGACAATGCCATGGCTGGAGTATGGATCAAGACAGACAGCAACCCCACCCTACGCAGGAACAAGATCCATGATGGCCGTGATGGTGGTATCTGCATATTCAACGGCGGAAGGG GATTGTTGGAGGAAAATGACATCTTCAGAAATGCCCAGGCTGGTGTCCTCATTAGTACTAACAGTCACCCAGTATTGCGGAAGAACCGAATATTCGATGGCTTTGCTGCTG GTATTGAGATAACAAACCATGCCACAGCAACTTTAGAAGGCAATCAAATATTCAATAACAGATTTGGAGGGCTGTTTCTTGCCTCTGGTGTCAATGTCACAATGAAag ACAACAAAATCATGAACAATCAGGATGCCATAGAGAAAGCTGTGAGCAGAGGTCAGTGCCTGTACAAGATTTCCAGTTACACCAGCTATCCCATGCACGACTTTTACAG GTGCCACACCTGTAACACAACAGACAGAAATGCAATCTGTGTGAACTGTATTAAGAAGTGCCACCAAGGGCATGATGTTGAGTTTATACGACATGATAG GTTTTTCTGTGACTGTGGTGCGGGAACGCTGTCAAACCCTTGCACGTTAGCCGGAGAGCCGACACATGACACGGACACTCTGTATGACTCGGCACCTCCTATAGAGtctaacacattacaacacaactgA